A window from Sus scrofa isolate TJ Tabasco breed Duroc chromosome 2, Sscrofa11.1, whole genome shotgun sequence encodes these proteins:
- the LOC100516424 gene encoding uncharacterized protein LOC100516424, producing MVAAATPGKGVALPVALAAASPGRHERLRQASLRASAAAAGRSPLFKASAGPRWWRLRLLHAGGGARGSSASQPAHPRSRSGAQRRLSRCQAPARSNAGIASGQSTPGLGQHEQHSPGAVGRRLVVVSGKISASLPPLPSSSSNPSTSLPRPALRRRGTGPPAASLSPRPWDRASVGRQPRPRQLGLRTVPGRAGEGERCPCLGTRLLLMFQRQLPPRWWPRRVSPAPFFGFFFFFFFFYVSELSVLDPAGEISRDAAGLPGRFPCGAWYPRRCRCR from the coding sequence ATGGTTGCGGCCGCAACGCCAGGTAAGGGAGTCGCTCTCCCAGTCGCGCTCGCGGCCGCTAGCCCGGGCCGGCACGAACGCCTCCGACAGGCGAGTCTGCGCGCGAGTGCAGCAGCCGCGGGGCGGTCCCCGCTGTTTAAAGCCTCGGCGGGGCCGCGGTGGTGGCGGCTCCGGCTGCTGCACGCGGGAGGCGGGGCCCGCGGCTCCTCCGCCTCTCAGCCCGCCCACCCGCGATCCCGCAGTGGCGCGCAGCGGAGACTCTCTCGGTGCCAGGCTCCAGCGCGATCCAACGCAGGAATCGCGTCCGGCCAGTCCACGCCGGGCCTCGGGCAGCACGAGCAGCACAGTCCGGGAGCGGTCGGGCGCCGCCTCGTTGTCGTCTCCGGGAAGATCTCCGCGTCGCTTCCTCCTCTTCCGTCGTCCTCCTCCaacccctccacctccctcccccgccccgctctGCGGCGGAGAGGAACGGGCCCCCCGGccgcctccctctctccccgccCCTGGGACCGCGCGTCAGTGGGCCGGCAGCCCAGGCCACGGCAACTCGGGCTGCGGACGGTGCCCGGCCGGGCCGGCGAAGGGGAGCGCTGCCCCTGCCTCGGCACACGCTTATTGCTGATGTTCCAGCGACAGCTGCCACCGCGGTGGTGGCCCCGGAGAGTATCGCCtgctcctttttttggttttttttttttttttttttttttttacgtttctGAGCTCTCAGTATTGGACCCAGCCGGCGAGATCTCGCGAGATGCTGCAGGACTACCCGGCCGCTTCCCCTGCGGCGCGTGGTACCCGAGGCGATGCCGGTGCCGCTAA